The genome window CAATGACAGCCCGTTGGGCTTTGGACAATGCACGTAATCAAACAATAATTGCTAAGGTCACATGACTGAGATGAGTTCCTGGAGATCCATTCAGGGAGGTCGCGTCCCCAACGCAACCTCTCTACGCGGGTGTGACCGCTAACGCGTCCCACTGTCGCTCCTCACATTTTGGACCTGACGCCCAGGGCAAGTCATCTCCCGTCGCAACCAGAAATCGATCCGctcttgttttcttttaCCCATGCTTGCATCCTGCTATTAAGACTAGTACGGCGCTTTTCATCAAACAGCTACTACTACCACTACATCCACCCACTTTCTattcctctcttcttctctcttctcttgcgTCTTGCATCTCACATCGCGCTTCTCCCCACATCAACCTTCACGCATCCTAAAGAACCAGACACTTGTGCTCTCGTTCTTTTTCACCCTTCTCTTTTAAAACCTCAATTTTTGCCACTGCAGTGTGCTCCTGATTACGACCTACCCAGTTCATACACTCCCATCTTCATCAAAATGTCTGTCGTTTCGCTTTTGGGCGTTAATGTCCTGAACAACCCAGCCAAGTTCACCGACAAGTACGAGTTTGAGATTACTTTCGAATGCCTTGAGCCGCTAGAGAAGGGTTCGTGCAACTTTGGTCTCTTGCAGGAAAAAAACCACAGCGCTAACATAGGACAGATCTCGAGTGGAAGCTCACTTACGTTGGATCCGCTACCAGGTATGGGACAGCTTGATTGAGGCCCCTCCTTACACCGCTTCTTCTAACACTTCTCAGTGACCAGTACGACCAAGAACTCGACTCCCTTCTCGTCGGTCCCATCCCCGTTGGCGTCAACAAATTCATTTTCGAGGCCGATGCTCCCAAAACCGCGCGAATTCCCGATGCAGAGATTCTCGGTGTTACCGTCATTCTCCTGACCTGCGCCTACGATGGACGTGAGTTCATTCGCGTGGGTTACTACGTCAACAACGAATATGATTCGGAGGAGCTCAACGCTGAGCCCCCAGCTAAGCCCATTATTGAGCGTGTGAAGCGCAATGTCTTGGCTGAGAAGCCCCGAGTGACTCGATTTGCCATCAAGTGGTAAGTCAAAAAACAGCAAACGATAATGTATCTAAGCTAACACGACTCTAGGGACTCCGAGGCATCTGCTCCCGCTGAGTACCCTCCTGAGCAACCCGAGGCTGATCTTGTAGCCGACGGCGACGAATACGGTgctgaagaggctgaggaggaggaagccgCTGAAGCTGACGAGGCTGAGGCTAgctccaaggccaaggccagcaaCGGAGAGGATTCAGAGATGGCTGGTGTGGAGAACGAAGGAGAGAATGCtcaagatgaggaggagctgTCCGATGACGGCAGTGTCGACATCGAGGGCGagagtgaggaggagcttgaggaggaggaggaaggaGAGGGCGAGGCTGAGGCCGATGGTGATGCCATGGAGGTCGACAGTGCCGAGAAGCCCGCCACATCAGCTGCCAAGCCCGTGAGTGTCGCTTCCTAAGCACTCCAATTGAGGATATTTGCGTGTGATTTGGCTGCGATGCGAACGAAGCATTGGACAGTGCTACTAAGAGGTTTTAATACGCCAGCTGGGACTTGTTTGTTTTATAGAGTTATGAAGACATGAAAGGGAATGATATCAGGCGGACGGGTTGGGTATAGAGCTAAGGTAGTCGAGAAGACACATTAGGCTATCGCTTGGACATGTAGGAGTATGAACTAAACCCTATTGTTGCAAGACATGCAGCTGTCAGTTGTATCTCAGCCAGTATAGTGAGGCTCAAATAAGCAGTGCAGTAGTAGGAAGCAGTGCATGTCGACTGGTCAAAGGCACATGACAAACGTAATTGCATTTGCTCAACACCATGTTGATCAGCGATAATCTAAGGTTCTGACGATGAATTTCGGCACGTGGATGCTGTGAAACTCTAACCCCCGCGATATAGTACACCCTCTCAGCCATCCGCCTTCAGGGTCGCCCGGTTTGTGAGAGAAGATGGCTGCATGACGTACAATGTTGGAGACAGAGGGTGAACCACAGGTAATTTTGTAGAGTAAGCAGATGCCTTATATCCAATTCCGCAGCGCCGCCATCATGGTGTTCCGTTGACAACCGCTAGAGGCCGCGTTCAAGCGAACATCAAGTCGAGTTGGTGACCGACCAAACGCCTTTTTTTTAGTACAGCCTCGTTATCAGAGTCCTACGGGACTGATTCTCCATTCCCCAGCTGGTCTCTCACTCCATTTCAAATCAAGATTTGGGTTTCAGTAAGGACTTGGGTCAGTGAGGGTTGCCAGCTCTTGACAGTCCTATCATGAAGCAATAGTGTACACATACGCACATTGACGAGATGAGAAGTTGTCCATCGACGTACAATGGTAGGTGCTGCAATGGATGCTCATGAGAATCATAGTATTGAGCTTCAGATCAAAGGCACACTGAGAAGAATATCGCCTATAACCAAGTTGTGTTCTAGCTACTAGGTTACCCTTGAGACAAGGTTGAAAGCTGCACCTTGTCTCAGATGCCAGTGACTTGGAATGCGTGACATGTGGACGAACACCTGTTGGCCCTCGGAGTCATAGTTAGTGCCCGCGTCACTTGGCGCGCTAGGAGCTTGGCGTAGCTTATCTTGCTTCACTCAGGGATCTTCGTTTGCCCTACCTCTTCCTCTCACAACCATCCATCCTTTTGC of Fusarium oxysporum Fo47 chromosome I, complete sequence contains these proteins:
- a CDS encoding histone chaperone ASF1 is translated as MSVVSLLGVNVLNNPAKFTDKYEFEITFECLEPLEKDLEWKLTYVGSATSDQYDQELDSLLVGPIPVGVNKFIFEADAPKTARIPDAEILGVTVILLTCAYDGREFIRVGYYVNNEYDSEELNAEPPAKPIIERVKRNVLAEKPRVTRFAIKWDSEASAPAEYPPEQPEADLVADGDEYGAEEAEEEEAAEADEAEASSKAKASNGEDSEMAGVENEGENAQDEEELSDDGSVDIEGESEEELEEEEEGEGEAEADGDAMEVDSAEKPATSAAKPVSVAS